From Oenococcus sicerae, the proteins below share one genomic window:
- a CDS encoding ABC transporter permease: protein MTKALYKTTSMFESLVKRDWIKLIIWVFGMLAFAASGAGKMEVASSPATASTLYAMFVQNPAMVALFGPTLIKNAAHYTIGPIYGQTMTLITAITFAIISIIYVINRTRKEEDDGIAELFRSFPIGKLANTTAVVIELVLLHIVMTLVLAFSIQAQNVTGLNDLGSNLLFASTTSAQGFMWGMIALCLAQIFPESGSAKGATFGLLGLLYIVRMGTDVSHSHLGWLNPLSWSYLASPYALGHENWLGVLLSLVFAVIVLAAAYLLEIKRDVNAGYLPESGGSIHAKAFLLSLPGLLLTLQRKMIIGWFLAVFVLGLVYGSMFSQMSRFINSNATIRAIFIGSATAHQAIVGNFMVTLFSILSIMVAAFAVILLTQMTAEERKNRQEQLYALPISRIKLYLTYIITTIFASAIAQFLAILGIYLEQLGNKNALTFSQVLEPGTIWIVAIIFVISLLSLLVSFVPRLTGIIWGYIGFLLFMSYLGHILALPGWLQKLSIYNYIPKLPIEKMDWTTVSIILVLSVAMMIIALVAYRRRDLING, encoded by the coding sequence ATGACTAAAGCACTTTATAAAACAACGAGCATGTTTGAGTCGCTGGTTAAACGTGATTGGATAAAATTAATCATTTGGGTATTTGGCATGCTGGCTTTTGCAGCTTCTGGCGCTGGCAAAATGGAAGTTGCTTCAAGCCCAGCCACCGCTAGCACCTTATATGCGATGTTTGTCCAAAATCCCGCCATGGTCGCTTTATTTGGTCCAACACTAATCAAAAATGCAGCTCATTACACGATAGGTCCGATATACGGGCAGACGATGACTTTGATCACAGCCATCACTTTTGCGATTATTTCGATCATATATGTGATCAATCGAACACGCAAAGAGGAAGATGACGGCATAGCTGAACTCTTTCGTTCTTTTCCAATTGGTAAACTAGCGAATACAACTGCTGTCGTAATCGAACTAGTGTTATTGCATATTGTGATGACATTAGTGCTGGCTTTTTCAATTCAGGCACAAAACGTTACTGGTTTAAATGATCTCGGCAGCAATCTATTGTTCGCTAGCACGACATCGGCACAAGGCTTCATGTGGGGGATGATCGCACTGTGCCTAGCTCAAATTTTTCCTGAATCCGGCAGTGCTAAAGGTGCGACTTTCGGTCTTTTGGGCCTACTCTATATCGTTCGCATGGGTACAGATGTTTCACACAGCCACTTGGGTTGGCTGAATCCGTTATCCTGGTCATACTTGGCCTCTCCCTATGCGTTAGGGCATGAAAACTGGTTAGGCGTCCTACTGTCACTAGTTTTTGCCGTCATTGTGCTGGCCGCTGCCTATTTGCTCGAAATCAAACGCGATGTTAATGCCGGCTATTTACCAGAAAGCGGCGGCAGCATTCATGCTAAGGCATTCCTTCTTAGCCTACCTGGTTTGCTTTTAACTTTGCAACGTAAAATGATCATCGGCTGGTTTTTAGCAGTCTTCGTCTTAGGGCTTGTTTATGGATCGATGTTTAGCCAAATGAGTCGATTTATTAATAGCAATGCGACAATTCGAGCGATTTTCATCGGCAGTGCAACCGCTCATCAAGCAATCGTAGGTAATTTTATGGTTACTTTATTCTCAATTTTATCGATTATGGTAGCTGCCTTTGCCGTGATTTTGTTGACACAAATGACTGCTGAAGAACGTAAAAACCGGCAAGAGCAGCTTTACGCCCTACCGATATCGCGTATCAAACTTTATTTAACTTATATCATCACAACGATTTTCGCCAGCGCTATCGCACAATTTCTTGCTATTTTAGGAATCTACCTCGAACAGCTAGGAAACAAAAACGCGCTGACTTTTTCTCAAGTCCTAGAACCAGGTACCATTTGGATCGTTGCGATTATTTTCGTTATCTCCCTGTTGAGCTTGCTTGTATCTTTTGTGCCGAGACTAACTGGCATTATCTGGGGTTATATCGGTTTTCTGCTTTTCATGAGCTATCTTGGCCACATACTGGCGTTGCCAGGCTGGTTGCAAAAGCTTAGTATCTATAACTATATTCCAAAATTACCGATCGAAAAAATGGACTGGACAACTGTTTCAATCATACTGGTGTTGTCAGTGGCCATGATGATAATCGCTTTAGTTGCCTATCGTCGCCGTGATCTAATCAATGGCTGA
- a CDS encoding ABC transporter ATP-binding protein: MAKIVEVENLQKNFGKFSALKNVTFDVNAGEVLGYIGPNGSGKSTTLRILLGIIKASSGKAKIFGQDAWRDATEIHKQTAYVPGDVYLWPNLSGGEIIDLFMKLHGKGDPVKRDRLIQKFDLDPKKKTRSYSKGNRQKVALIAALASDAELYIFDEPTSGLDPLMEAVFQEEVRKLKTAGKAIILSSHILSEVEKLADRVAVIRKGEIVETGTLDELRHLTRYQYKVETQEPPIGLKRLNSVHDLVITDTAATFQADSDKVAEIMTMLMPYKLTKLESNPPTLEDLFMRHYE, encoded by the coding sequence ATGGCTAAGATCGTTGAAGTTGAAAATCTTCAAAAAAATTTCGGTAAGTTTTCAGCTCTGAAAAATGTCACATTTGATGTCAATGCAGGTGAAGTATTAGGATACATTGGACCTAACGGCTCCGGAAAATCGACAACGCTGCGTATTTTGCTGGGAATTATCAAAGCAAGCAGCGGCAAAGCCAAAATTTTCGGTCAAGATGCTTGGCGTGACGCAACTGAAATTCATAAACAAACCGCTTATGTACCTGGGGATGTTTACCTGTGGCCGAATCTTTCAGGCGGTGAGATCATTGATCTTTTCATGAAATTGCATGGCAAAGGAGACCCGGTCAAGCGCGATCGGCTGATTCAGAAATTCGATCTTGATCCCAAGAAAAAAACACGCTCATATTCAAAGGGAAATCGGCAAAAAGTGGCTTTGATCGCTGCCCTTGCAAGTGATGCCGAACTTTATATTTTCGATGAACCAACGAGCGGACTGGATCCTTTAATGGAAGCAGTTTTTCAAGAAGAGGTTAGAAAACTTAAGACAGCTGGCAAAGCGATCATTCTTTCCAGCCATATTTTGTCGGAAGTTGAAAAATTAGCCGACCGTGTCGCAGTTATTCGTAAAGGCGAGATCGTTGAAACCGGTACGCTTGACGAATTACGGCATTTAACACGCTATCAATACAAAGTCGAAACGCAAGAGCCGCCAATAGGACTCAAAAGACTCAATTCGGTCCATGACCTAGTTATTACCGATACAGCAGCAACTTTTCAAGCGGATTCGGATAAAGTAGCTGAAATTATGACCATGCTGATGCCCTACAAGCTAACAAAACTAGAAAGCAATCCACCAACGCTTGAAGATTTGTTCATGCGCCACTATGAATAG
- a CDS encoding TetR/AcrR family transcriptional regulator produces the protein MSQTEKKKKAILATTFVLLNNKEIKNITVDEIADKAVVSKVTLFKYYKNKNHLMNVVIMNALKNMLVEVEAIIDSDLDFEDTYHAITAMKLKQLEHYSATFNQNLMVQYSESPDFFDADAIDAQLQIYDGLFEKGRVEGRISPAITKNDFMFIIKIFIEGMKGLPAALLFQKADLITRFFINGFK, from the coding sequence ATGAGTCAAACGGAAAAAAAGAAAAAGGCCATCTTAGCGACAACCTTTGTTTTACTGAATAATAAAGAAATTAAAAATATTACGGTTGACGAGATCGCTGATAAAGCGGTCGTTTCCAAAGTGACGCTATTTAAATATTACAAAAATAAAAATCATCTGATGAATGTCGTGATCATGAATGCACTCAAAAATATGCTTGTGGAGGTGGAGGCGATCATCGATAGCGATCTTGATTTTGAAGATACTTATCACGCTATTACGGCCATGAAGCTGAAACAGCTTGAGCATTATTCAGCGACTTTCAATCAAAATCTTATGGTTCAATATTCCGAGAGTCCTGATTTTTTTGATGCTGATGCGATTGATGCTCAATTGCAAATCTATGATGGCCTCTTTGAAAAAGGACGAGTCGAGGGTAGGATTTCTCCAGCTATCACGAAAAATGATTTTATGTTTATTATTAAAATTTTTATCGAGGGTATGAAAGGTCTGCCGGCGGCGCTGCTGTTTCAGAAGGCTGATTTGATCACACGTTTTTTTATTAATGGTTTTAAATAA
- a CDS encoding N-acetylmuramoyl-L-alanine amidase, giving the protein MFRRFMKNQVPLWISAAFILVGLFLIASIYVPEIKITNQTKYIKLQAKKTVLRSGPGPMYQQLAVLKQLEKMTVISQAHGWIKVQTADGKKNGWIASWVADGKTNNVVNPDRMTEATIVLDPGHGGSDPGSLAVDGSTDAQYFEKTYTLATVKKIKSALESTGARVIMTRSSDKLLWPLTKITNISKKYHADAFISIHFDNYTVANAATGVTEYYYHKQTTNSYQLAATIKNHFTNLPLSNRGTSFGDFLVIRDTYLPSVLLEMGYLNNSSDFQYIKSSSYENLVATDLKNALEDWFNNIQPKLSQTK; this is encoded by the coding sequence GTGTTCAGACGATTTATGAAAAATCAAGTCCCCCTGTGGATCTCGGCAGCCTTCATTCTGGTCGGATTATTCTTGATTGCTTCTATTTACGTACCAGAAATTAAAATAACGAATCAGACCAAATATATTAAGCTGCAGGCCAAGAAAACCGTTTTAAGAAGTGGGCCTGGCCCCATGTATCAGCAGCTGGCCGTTTTAAAACAACTCGAAAAAATGACAGTCATCAGTCAAGCACATGGCTGGATAAAAGTCCAAACGGCCGATGGCAAGAAAAATGGTTGGATCGCTAGCTGGGTGGCTGACGGCAAAACAAATAATGTTGTCAATCCTGATCGAATGACTGAAGCAACGATCGTCTTAGACCCTGGCCACGGTGGTTCCGATCCTGGCTCACTAGCCGTTGATGGCAGCACAGACGCTCAATATTTTGAAAAAACATATACTTTGGCTACGGTAAAAAAAATAAAAAGCGCACTTGAATCTACAGGTGCACGCGTCATTATGACAAGAAGCAGCGATAAGCTTTTGTGGCCGCTGACTAAAATCACAAATATTTCTAAAAAATATCACGCCGATGCTTTTATCAGCATTCATTTTGATAATTACACGGTAGCTAATGCCGCAACCGGTGTAACTGAATATTATTATCACAAACAGACAACTAACTCTTATCAATTAGCCGCAACGATCAAAAACCATTTCACAAATCTGCCTTTATCAAATCGCGGCACTTCTTTTGGCGATTTCTTAGTCATCCGAGATACTTACCTACCATCCGTTCTACTGGAAATGGGCTATTTGAACAATAGCAGCGATTTCCAATACATCAAGTCATCATCATATGAAAACCTCGTGGCAACCGATCTTAAAAATGCTCTAGAAGACTGGTTTAACAACATTCAACCTAAATTATCACAAACAAAATAA
- the hisS gene encoding histidine--tRNA ligase, protein MSDKFFQKPKGTADLLPAVQPIWQKINQIAQDVFGHRYRFGKIDTPLFENYEIFSRTSGDSSDVVSKEMYDFKDKGDRRMALRPEGTAGVVRAYVENKLYGPEYEKPVNLYYLESMFRYERPQAGRMREFHQVGVESFGSDSPYLDAQIIQMAIDFFKEFKLTDLVVKINSLGDDESRTAFRTALVDYLVGFQDQLSEDSKKRLQTNPMRILDSKDRNDQKVLLNAPHLLDYLNQDSKSRFQKVTSALDDFGIEYVIDDKLVRGLDYYNHTIFEIETSDPKLKSAATICGGGRYSGMVEDFGGPATPAIGFGIGLERLITLVGEVENQDLVDVYIVQTDHSVNAFANLLAKQLRERFHFGVLLDYTNRSMKSQFKSADRTQARYSIVVGEQEVSNKELTIKKMVDGSQKKVLLQQLKIEDFL, encoded by the coding sequence ATGTCTGATAAATTTTTTCAAAAACCTAAAGGAACTGCGGACTTGCTTCCTGCTGTTCAGCCGATCTGGCAAAAAATAAATCAAATTGCACAGGATGTTTTCGGCCATCGTTATCGCTTTGGTAAGATCGATACACCATTATTTGAAAATTATGAGATATTTTCACGTACATCTGGTGATTCATCAGATGTTGTTAGTAAGGAAATGTATGATTTCAAAGATAAAGGTGATCGCCGTATGGCTCTACGACCCGAGGGTACAGCCGGTGTCGTCCGAGCCTATGTTGAAAATAAATTGTATGGTCCGGAGTATGAAAAACCTGTTAATCTGTATTACTTAGAATCTATGTTTCGCTATGAACGCCCGCAAGCTGGTCGTATGCGTGAATTTCATCAAGTGGGGGTCGAAAGTTTTGGCTCCGACTCGCCTTATTTGGATGCTCAGATTATTCAGATGGCAATTGATTTTTTCAAAGAGTTCAAATTAACTGATTTAGTTGTTAAAATCAATTCGTTGGGCGATGATGAATCCAGAACAGCTTTTCGAACGGCATTAGTCGATTATTTAGTAGGCTTTCAAGACCAATTAAGTGAGGATTCGAAGAAACGTTTGCAGACTAATCCGATGCGAATTTTGGATTCAAAAGATAGGAATGATCAAAAAGTATTGCTTAATGCGCCGCATCTTTTAGATTATTTAAATCAGGATTCGAAAAGTCGTTTTCAAAAAGTGACCAGTGCTTTAGATGATTTTGGTATTGAGTACGTTATTGATGATAAATTGGTTCGCGGTCTGGATTATTATAATCACACAATTTTTGAAATTGAAACATCAGATCCGAAATTGAAATCCGCAGCGACGATTTGTGGCGGCGGCCGTTATTCAGGAATGGTCGAGGATTTCGGCGGACCAGCAACACCTGCTATTGGTTTTGGCATTGGGCTGGAACGTTTGATCACATTGGTTGGGGAAGTTGAAAATCAGGATCTAGTGGATGTTTACATTGTTCAGACTGATCATTCTGTGAATGCTTTTGCAAATTTATTAGCCAAACAGTTGCGTGAACGATTCCATTTTGGCGTTTTATTAGATTACACGAATCGATCAATGAAGTCGCAATTCAAGTCGGCAGATCGAACTCAGGCAAGATATTCAATCGTGGTTGGCGAACAAGAAGTATCAAACAAAGAATTAACGATCAAAAAAATGGTTGACGGCAGCCAAAAAAAAGTATTACTGCAACAACTGAAAATTGAGGATTTTTTATGA
- the aspS gene encoding aspartate--tRNA ligase produces the protein MSSRQRTIYAGLVNEKLADKTVTLKGWVQKRRDLGGLIFIDLRDREGIVQLTFSDEFSTDARHIAEKIRSEYVVSVTGTVSLRADSAINPKMKTGKVEVLVHEAEILAESKTPPFDIEDGVDVNEELKLKYRYLDLRRPEMQKGLVLRSKIISSSMRFMEANGFLDIETPYLAKSTPEGARDYLVPSRIYPGSFYALPQSPQLFKQLLMGAGFDRYFQVARCFRDEDLRGDRQPEFTQLDVETSFMDQKEITTLVNRWVTQIMADVLNVDVDSSQFPILHWQESMDRFGSDKPDLRFDVELHDVSGIAKKTNFAVFTNAIDNGGFVKAIVAPKGSKQFTRKMIDNQADYIKRFGAKGLAWVKYENDALTGPIAKFLIEIKDDLVTALALKDGDLVFFAADKFSVVSDTLGYLRKYVAKELHLINENEWDFAWIVDWPLFEYSEDFHRWIAAHHPFTMPNEEDLHYLNEGEDPHKAHAQSYDLVLNGYELGSGSIRIHTMAIQEKMLKALGFTAEKAETAFGFLLEAMQYGFPPMGGIALGLDRLAMLLAGKDNIREVVAFPKNSNATEPMTKAPSRVSDKQLAELGLRVPE, from the coding sequence ATGAGTAGTAGACAAAGAACAATTTATGCAGGGCTGGTTAACGAGAAGTTAGCTGACAAAACGGTCACTTTGAAAGGCTGGGTTCAAAAACGTCGTGACCTTGGCGGATTGATTTTTATCGATCTACGAGACAGGGAAGGCATTGTCCAACTGACTTTTTCTGATGAATTTTCAACTGATGCACGCCACATAGCTGAAAAAATTCGTAGCGAATATGTTGTTTCGGTCACTGGCACCGTTTCTTTGCGAGCTGATTCGGCTATTAACCCCAAAATGAAGACAGGCAAAGTAGAAGTTTTGGTTCATGAAGCAGAAATTTTGGCTGAATCAAAGACGCCGCCTTTCGATATCGAAGATGGTGTTGATGTTAATGAAGAGCTGAAACTCAAATATCGTTACCTAGATCTTCGTCGACCTGAGATGCAAAAAGGTTTAGTTTTACGGTCTAAAATTATTTCTTCGTCAATGCGCTTCATGGAAGCGAATGGTTTTTTGGATATCGAAACACCTTATTTAGCCAAAAGCACGCCGGAGGGCGCACGGGATTATTTAGTTCCGTCTCGTATTTATCCTGGCAGCTTCTATGCTTTACCGCAATCACCGCAACTGTTTAAGCAGCTGCTGATGGGCGCAGGTTTTGATCGCTATTTTCAAGTGGCACGTTGTTTTCGAGATGAAGATCTTCGTGGAGACCGTCAACCGGAATTTACTCAATTGGATGTTGAAACATCTTTTATGGACCAAAAAGAGATTACGACGCTTGTCAATCGTTGGGTCACACAAATAATGGCTGATGTTTTAAATGTTGATGTTGATTCCAGCCAGTTTCCGATTCTTCACTGGCAAGAGTCAATGGATCGTTTTGGTTCAGACAAGCCAGATTTGCGTTTTGACGTTGAATTGCACGATGTTTCTGGTATTGCTAAAAAAACAAATTTCGCTGTCTTTACGAATGCTATTGATAACGGTGGTTTCGTAAAAGCCATTGTGGCGCCAAAAGGATCGAAGCAGTTTACGAGAAAAATGATCGATAATCAGGCTGATTATATCAAACGTTTTGGTGCAAAGGGACTGGCCTGGGTTAAGTATGAAAATGATGCTTTGACTGGTCCGATCGCTAAATTCTTAATAGAGATCAAAGATGATTTAGTAACAGCACTGGCTTTAAAAGACGGTGATTTAGTCTTTTTTGCAGCGGATAAATTCTCAGTTGTTTCAGACACACTGGGCTACTTACGTAAATATGTCGCTAAAGAATTACATTTAATCAATGAAAACGAATGGGATTTTGCTTGGATCGTCGACTGGCCTTTATTTGAATATTCGGAAGATTTTCATCGTTGGATCGCTGCTCATCATCCTTTTACGATGCCTAATGAAGAAGATCTGCACTATCTTAACGAGGGTGAAGATCCACATAAAGCACATGCTCAGTCTTATGATTTGGTCTTGAATGGTTACGAATTGGGTTCTGGTTCTATTCGTATCCACACAATGGCTATTCAGGAAAAAATGTTAAAAGCACTAGGCTTTACAGCTGAAAAAGCAGAAACGGCTTTTGGTTTTCTGCTCGAAGCTATGCAGTATGGTTTTCCACCAATGGGTGGCATTGCACTTGGTCTTGATCGCCTTGCAATGCTGCTTGCCGGAAAAGACAATATTCGTGAAGTAGTTGCCTTCCCGAAGAATTCAAATGCAACTGAACCCATGACCAAGGCACCTTCAAGAGTTTCAGACAAACAGTTAGCGGAGCTTGGTTTAAGAGTTCCGGAGTAA
- a CDS encoding acyltransferase family protein — protein MRESKKTSFIPGIEGLRTFSVIGVILFHLWPKVFAGGFAGVTVFFVISGFLMTRIILDELAQRGSFRLKRFYLRRFWRLYPAFIVMILLTIAVLTLGFPEGLFGIRGTLLSNMFYVNNWYQIIHSVSYFAAGAHWPVFTHLWSLSVEAQFYFVWPIILIMILYAGEKKWQLSLILSTVLALLSAALFAFFYSPSSTNRAYYGTDTRVFSFIIGGIVAIFITLLSSPYCPAILHRIQNKLNQSAVYVIPTSLLALLTIFVTANGVQAWTYYFGMLLLSILTALLIYYLIANAQSKFALIMGNHIFQYIGSRSYSIYLYQLPIMMMYEKLFPTSSLAGQFSLSCVSVITILIVADLSYRFIEMPFRHGLVWSKHPTAWNLQTILMTCLAVFSITGTAFGLTSKSATRSKAADQLQHELMNSSKKIAKQNSQAANQRSKSAASSKAASSSTSGQNSSVDANSKDQQMAAVFNTSSQNIQKVQSLSITAIGDSVLLDVGPDLQLAMPKTFVNAKIGRHTIDAVNVVDNLKKAGKLDNILLMMIGTNGEISPQNIQQIRQIAGSRQIYWVNSFSNGRPWEAPNNQVLATAAQHDPNLHIVDWYDGARAHREWFSPDGIHPQQAGNRAMTTMIIDTIAANTK, from the coding sequence GTGAGGGAGAGTAAAAAAACTAGTTTTATTCCTGGAATTGAAGGTTTAAGAACTTTCTCTGTTATTGGGGTAATTCTATTTCATTTGTGGCCGAAGGTGTTTGCCGGGGGATTTGCCGGTGTGACGGTCTTTTTTGTGATATCGGGCTTTTTAATGACGCGAATCATTCTTGATGAACTGGCGCAACGCGGCAGTTTTCGCTTAAAACGTTTTTATTTACGCCGTTTTTGGCGTCTTTATCCAGCCTTTATCGTCATGATTTTACTGACAATTGCTGTTTTAACACTCGGATTTCCAGAAGGGCTTTTTGGCATCAGAGGTACTTTGCTAAGCAACATGTTTTATGTCAATAACTGGTATCAGATCATTCATTCTGTTTCATATTTTGCGGCCGGTGCTCATTGGCCAGTCTTCACGCACCTTTGGTCGCTTTCGGTCGAAGCTCAATTTTATTTTGTATGGCCGATTATCTTGATTATGATTCTTTATGCTGGCGAAAAAAAATGGCAATTATCATTGATTCTGTCAACGGTTTTAGCTTTGCTATCAGCAGCTTTGTTTGCGTTTTTTTATTCACCCTCGTCTACGAATCGTGCCTATTATGGTACAGATACTCGCGTTTTTTCTTTTATCATTGGTGGTATTGTTGCCATTTTTATTACATTATTATCCTCACCTTACTGCCCGGCTATTTTGCATCGAATTCAAAACAAGTTGAACCAATCTGCCGTTTATGTGATTCCAACAAGTCTGCTTGCTTTACTGACAATTTTTGTAACGGCAAATGGTGTCCAAGCATGGACATATTATTTTGGCATGCTGCTATTGAGTATTCTAACTGCTCTTTTGATTTATTATCTGATCGCGAATGCCCAAAGCAAGTTTGCCCTCATCATGGGTAATCATATATTCCAATATATCGGATCACGTTCTTATTCCATCTATCTTTATCAGCTGCCCATCATGATGATGTATGAAAAGCTATTTCCGACAAGCTCGCTTGCAGGACAATTTTCGTTATCTTGTGTTTCTGTGATAACTATTTTGATCGTGGCTGACCTGTCTTATCGATTTATTGAAATGCCTTTCCGCCATGGTCTTGTTTGGTCGAAACATCCAACAGCTTGGAACTTGCAAACGATTTTAATGACTTGCTTAGCTGTATTTTCAATCACTGGAACTGCATTTGGCCTAACTTCAAAAAGCGCAACCAGGTCTAAAGCAGCCGATCAATTGCAGCATGAATTAATGAATAGTTCAAAGAAAATCGCTAAGCAAAATAGTCAGGCTGCAAATCAAAGAAGCAAATCAGCTGCTTCATCAAAAGCTGCCAGCAGTTCTACTAGCGGCCAAAATAGTTCAGTCGATGCCAATTCTAAGGATCAGCAGATGGCAGCGGTATTCAACACCAGCAGTCAGAATATCCAAAAAGTGCAATCTCTAAGTATTACAGCCATTGGGGATTCAGTCTTATTGGATGTTGGTCCTGATTTGCAATTAGCTATGCCGAAGACCTTTGTTAATGCAAAAATCGGGCGGCATACCATAGATGCTGTTAATGTTGTAGACAATTTGAAAAAAGCTGGAAAACTGGATAATATTTTATTGATGATGATCGGTACAAATGGAGAGATTTCTCCGCAAAATATTCAGCAGATCCGTCAAATTGCAGGTTCCAGACAAATTTATTGGGTCAATTCATTTTCGAATGGGCGGCCTTGGGAAGCGCCAAATAATCAAGTTTTAGCAACAGCAGCTCAACATGACCCAAATCTTCATATTGTTGATTGGTATGATGGCGCTCGGGCACATCGCGAATGGTTTTCGCCGGATGGTATCCATCCGCAGCAAGCTGGTAACCGAGCCATGACAACTATGATTATTGATACAATTGCAGCAAATACCAAATAG
- a CDS encoding aggregation-promoting factor C-terminal-like domain-containing protein, with protein sequence MFDTHFSTKKRQRQFKASVILLCFALFALILPSTAGKADDASSAGSFSAAKGLAKSVGQTAATFTFSNVDSKKNPEAKSNSLEKLDFVKNSSQTAAATSSAIATSSARSLQTGSITASTISSQLPSASSSSIAWSSSSQSSVQIHSSKASSSVIQKIVVSISSTTSSKASSSSVSSVSGDVNWLISRESAGNPNAENGDYLGIGQLTEASYEKYVGQTWTQVKGNYQLQLSAMQQYIANRYGSVSAAISFWTIHGWY encoded by the coding sequence GTGTTTGATACCCACTTTTCCACAAAAAAACGGCAAAGACAATTTAAAGCATCGGTGATCTTGCTTTGTTTTGCTCTGTTTGCCTTGATTTTGCCATCAACGGCTGGAAAAGCTGACGATGCATCCTCGGCGGGTTCCTTTTCAGCCGCAAAAGGATTGGCTAAATCAGTTGGCCAAACAGCCGCTACTTTTACATTTAGCAACGTTGATTCTAAAAAAAATCCTGAGGCTAAGAGCAATTCACTAGAAAAACTCGATTTTGTGAAGAATTCTTCACAAACTGCTGCCGCAACAAGCAGTGCAATAGCAACGAGTTCTGCTAGGTCACTACAGACTGGCTCTATAACAGCAAGTACCATCTCTTCTCAGTTGCCATCTGCCAGCAGTTCCAGTATTGCTTGGTCCTCGTCCTCCCAAAGTTCTGTACAAATACATTCTTCGAAAGCGAGCAGTTCGGTAATCCAGAAAATAGTTGTTTCTATTTCATCTACAACTAGTAGTAAAGCATCCAGCTCGTCTGTTTCATCTGTTTCTGGTGACGTTAACTGGCTGATCTCACGAGAATCTGCCGGTAATCCTAACGCTGAAAATGGTGATTATTTAGGAATCGGACAGTTGACTGAGGCAAGCTATGAAAAATATGTCGGTCAAACATGGACTCAAGTGAAAGGAAATTACCAATTACAGCTTTCTGCTATGCAACAATATATTGCTAACCGTTACGGATCGGTATCTGCCGCAATTTCTTTTTGGACAATTCATGGTTGGTATTAA
- the rpsJ gene encoding 30S ribosomal protein S10: protein MAERKIRIRLKAYEYRTIDASAAKIVETAKRTGAQVVGPIPLPTERTLYTILRSPHKFKDSREQFEMRTHKRLIDVVNPTDKTVDSLRKLDLPAGVAIEIKL from the coding sequence ATGGCAGAAAGAAAAATTCGGATTCGCTTGAAGGCTTATGAGTATCGCACGATCGATGCTTCAGCAGCAAAGATCGTTGAGACCGCAAAGCGTACTGGCGCACAAGTTGTTGGCCCGATTCCGCTACCGACAGAACGTACTCTATACACTATTTTGCGTTCTCCTCATAAGTTTAAGGATTCGCGGGAACAATTTGAAATGCGTACACATAAGCGTTTAATTGATGTTGTTAATCCAACTGACAAAACAGTTGATTCTCTTCGCAAACTGGATCTTCCGGCTGGCGTTGCAATTGAAATTAAACTCTAA